Below is a genomic region from Diabrotica undecimpunctata isolate CICGRU chromosome 7, icDiaUnde3, whole genome shotgun sequence.
ccgatattacgcgacgaacgaagtgaggcgcgtaatagagggcaagtcaagaaaagtcgcttctttgccgaataaagtatactattttttcttcaaacgtagcaattttcaaccataaatagtacaattcatacgctatttttactcgaaattaactgtgacaactatcaaagtcgtctagatgttagaaattaaaataattaagtcgtcggtgggatttgcgtctccctggttacagttgtttgcaattattgaagacagcttattgttgttgcaaccgcaagcgcaaatttagtgcgaaaatggaaaacctaaacgaaattgagtccgcggctaataatgcagtagcacgtttggggccctccaagtccgataagaacgataatgctcaaaaaattttaaaccctcatgattcgccaacatcgggaatgattgctgaaagttgttctcgaccatcagtatcatcaacaattaccaatgcgtatcaagagtcgggaacatttttgcacggtttcaattttgaaaatgcctcattaactaattgtacttttaatattactataaataaaaatgatgtttaattgttgttaatgacatttctattgttgctttgtgacatgtttcatattgttgccatgacaacatttttccctccgccgtaaagaaatgggaaaaaaactgctgccgacggagacatcaaactttgacaggatcaagttagataagtaatgtcatcattagacttcggcaaatatgcatattgcataaaaagtttgcataaagtgcataaaagttcagatttttatactgtatttgaaaatttttaaacataccaatttatttcaattcttgtataaaattttgtagtcattttaatcaagaaatgatctaagtacgtaatctctacaggtacaaaacatttacaattttaaagaagatcaatttaagtagccctcaacattgtTAGAAAGTCtgggtcactgaggcattcagttattggataatcgctaagggttcgctcatttgcattttatgatctaatccccaaatctatctacaatttattgtatcttaacagcaggtaaacggctaatagttttgttcctaatttagggattttccaaaatctccaggtttattgaattaggtacctaaacatttctaatttgatgctcagatttgtaaatcatttttgttttgatattcaaagcgtaaacactcgttgtgcgtaacaaaaaggaagattgtgattttataatgcctaaaacaaccagtgcttcaacttggattaaaccttataaagagctgtctatggatatgggaaaaatctactgttcagtctgtggcaaaattgtaagtatctaatattttctattaaatatctaatatttcatacatacagggtgtttccaaatgacacttacaacgtttgactgtagatacttctcgaaaaattgaacaaaacgatatagttaatgaggggtcaaacttatttacttttcgagatacagggtgttaaaattaaaaaaaattaaattcttttagttaataacaataataactttaaaaccactaaacgtatttacttgaaatgtagtactcgtaggttgtttttaaatgaaaaatagcttcctttagtgagaaaaaattgtccatggtacaatacaatggtgtgtatttagaaaaatttttcacctttacttttttttatgaagtcagctattctaaaacacaattatttttattgtaattgaattaacaaaaaaaaaacttttgttgaattttaaaataagttatatgatgtactaatggttagtaacaaaaactaatttgtggattaataccgCATtttaaacacttagcgagtgttttttttttccaaaccagttatttgattaattaaaaacaccttgtatatttttatattttaaaggttgggttaaaataaaggtttttatttttatttatagatagcatgtgagaagaaatttcagatagaccaacatgtgagaacttcttcacacattgcaaaaaaaggaaaaataggaggaaaacatcaaacttcaatggctaaatgtttccaatctacttcaaaaaaaattagatgagcaagaaacttttaatgaagacttgtgtcgcgcattagtgtctgcaaacataccgctttcaaaattagcaaatgtaaattttagttcgtttctaaaaaaatattgcaaacttaatgttccaagtgatcggtctctaagcagaaataatgtgaacgggctatactcgtcggtgttaattaatattaaggaagaaattgcagataattatttttacatatctgtagacgaaaccactgattcctcaggaaagtatattgctcatttattgattggtgttcttaaagaagataccttaccaaaatctcatcttatttcatgccagcaacttgagaaaacaaatgctttaacaatttcgcgttttatacaagaaacattagcaactttttttcttccgacaactattccttctaataaattactgcttattttatcggatgctgctccttatatggtaaaagcaggacaaaatttaaaaatatttttcccagatttaatacatgttacttgtgtagcgcatggattaaacagagttgcagaggaaatacgaaaaaagtttcctcttgtaaataccatgatatccagtgtcaaaaaagtatttcttaaatctcctataagaattcaactttataaagaaatgctacctaacattcctcttccaccacaacctattttaacgtgatggggaacatggttagaagcagctaatttttatgcagatcattttgttaaaataaagaacataattgatacgttaacagatgaaagttcccaatctcttttggattctaaacaaacttttcagagtaacttgcttcaacaagaactttcatttataaaatcaaattttagttttgttcaaaaaacaattactcagttagaatcaccaaaactgtcattgttcgcaagtacagcattaataaaagaatttgcgtcatgttgtcggaacgttagaggtaatattggaaaagatattttaaacaaatttgaagctactatggaaaaaaataaaggttaccatattctttctgaagtagtcagtgttctagctggaaatatttcggaaacaattaatttagaaccaaatgttttggttagtttgaaaaatgctcccgttacatcagttgatgttgaacgaagtttttccatatataaatatatgtactcagacagaagccacaagtttttgttagaaaattttgaacaccacttggtcatttattgttaccataattctaaataagtttattcatacttaaaaatgatgtagttacttaaaataaatgtaaatcttaatgaatagtaggaaatatttagttatgtacacttttttttttaaataaaattgttactattttacgatttttttatttatttgtatgcatattttgtaaaaaatttgcatattttcgggtaaacacgtgcatatttatgcgcatattttctacatttttatttgcatatttgccgaagtctagtcatcattatttgacgtttgaagaaaaaatatattttctccgCTTCCAGTGAAGCAATTTCcttctttattttaatataatgagaCTCGAATAGAGACACCTAAAAACGCATAATCAAATCCCAAAGATGCTGTAGATTGGTTATATTTAACCCATTAATGCCCACCATATTTTATGTAATACACGAGACACTGCTACATATTTTGCCATCTATTACCCAGAAAAAAAAGTAGACATTAGTTGTTTTCCGAATATAGGTCACAGAGTAGATGAATCACAGACCACTAATAGGTAGGTGATTTGTAGTTAGAAGGTAACTGTTTATCGTAAAGCTGGGCATTCACGTTCCGACTTGCGGTCCCACTTAATAGGATCACTAGTTGTTGGATATTTGTCTCCACTCACGTTCCGGCTTGCTATCCAACTAGCGGTCCAACTTCAGTTCTGGTTTGTTTTCACGACGACGGTGTACATCGCTTAAGCAAAAAATGTATCCAGTAAAcactacgcaaaatataattaggaggaggaaatcgttatcaaaatattccgaagttgaagtcgaaacgtcaaataaatttaatttctacCTAATATTCAGGCTCATTTGtaattaaattagtaaatttgcataagatgccacaagaaaataacttcagaacaatataaagaaacagttacttttaattttcagtacaaatgatttaattttcgttgtttgttgataatCTTCTATAGCCAATCCGGAGTGttggaaattgtacctgtgtgggAGTGTCCGAAATATATTTACTGAAAGGAAAATGATTTGCTCTAACAAAAAGTATATGATGACGAAGAGTCGTATATTTTAATAGGGGTAattttcgtgcaattgaaagtttattttctattaatatttgcgaactagggatctccaaaaacaaacaaatataccgcggtttgatgtctcaaagataaaagaagaacctatacgtcagagcttaaaacaagaaataaatgataacttaaagaaaatcaaacaagacgtgataaaaacaacagatgttaatgacaaatggaacatggtacaagaaactttaataaaggcaggagaaaagctactgcagacaaaaataagaaaaaaacagagatggatgacttcagaaatcttagatctaatggaggaaagacggaaacataaaggcaggagtaaggcaaaatacaaggaactacagagattgataggaaagaaaataaaagaggccaaatccacctggcttgctaatcaatgcagtgaaatagaggcatatgctaaacagtatgatagctttaatatgcataagaaaataaaggaaatgacaaatacactgagaaaaaagaaagatgcccttgATGAATGACTcgtgcatctcagattgagggctctaagatgttacatattttctatcttactatatggaatggaagcttggacattgaagaaacaacacataagaaaaatagaagcgttcgaaatgtggtgttacagaagaatattaaaaatttagtgggttcaaaggattaccaatgctgaggtactacgacgtctaaataaggagttagaaattataaacagcataaaaagaagaaaactacatTTGGGttacataaccagaggagaaaatatgaactgctgagaattattatgcaaggaaggatccaaggaagaagaagcataggaagaagacgcatctcctggctgaggaaccttagagaatggtttaactgtagttcactacaacttttcagagtagcagccaacaaagtgaccatagccgttatgatatccaacctccgataggagatggaactttaagaagaagaagaagggatcTTTGCGTGAAGTAATTCATAGAAATCTCATATGTAACAGGCGCCGAAGGTCACCTGAGTGaggaaattttcgatccgacCTTCCAACTATCACCATTCGGCCGGAAAGACCGGAGTGATCTAACAATTTTCGAATATTGATAAATTCAGTGGTAATATGTTGTATACATTTGTCCTCTGTTTTTTCACTGATGTAAATGACGACGCCATCGGCTTCTTGAACAATTTTGGATTTTTATGAAAGACTGTTCTCTAAATCCATTGTATAGAGACTGTAACGGATTGGACTCAGAATCACTTTGTGGTAAATCCAGATCTGCAGATTCTTAAAGCTGAAATGTGTTGATTAATTTTGAAAGAAACTGATTGATGTGAGTAAGCTGATCTATTGAAATTGGTGAAAGAAGTTGGTATTGTGTTGTGAGTAAATCCTAATTACATATCATTTACTATGGCATCATAGTATTGAAGGTTGAAGGTGGTTCTTGGGAAGATCTGCCGTTTCTAAAGGTATATTGTGAATCGGGTAGAATTTTTTCCGATTCcagctaatatttaaatttattctttaTCATTCTATAATGAAAATAGAGTTTAGTTGCTGCAAATCGAATTGAATAATTCTAGTAGAAGGAAAAAGAcaattaagatttgatttcacgtacagtgcgtctgtgtatccgccttATACGTATTTCTCCCTAATAAGGTTCTTCAGATAcggatattcacagtcgctctgaacgtgaaaataaatcttttctgccttaggaagcaactctaacatggcttcgtatagacgcaaatagcgacatctgatattaaaatccgtaaactaattttcgaaatcaaattcagatttttgcttgaatctgtgccttctaagaatttcaaggcaaaacagacgttgataaagatgttattagagacatggggaatctaaaaattgcattccacaacatatctcctcaactaagcaaaaatcgaATTGGTTTcgaattcgttaaggatttttgcttgtATGTAAAAAATAAAGTCTAGAAACCTTAACTATGGATTTTCACGCACTGTTAGCAGTTGTTGATGAAGATAATGAAAatagtaataatattttttagtcaATTGTGTAAATgaaacatatattataataaactctttattatacaaaatatatacaaatacataAAGGATTCACAAAGTCTAAttcctaatattaaaattaaaggtGTCATCCGAGTATTAGCTTCAGCACAATCACTAGCAGGTTGATGACTATTAACggaactgtaataaaaaaaaagagaaatataaaaatatatacaaacatataaagtaaaataaaattaaatcatgcAAAGAGGATTTTTATtagaattattaataaagaatatatattttatagaatACTTTTCAAAAGATTACTTCAATgtcaaaagtcataaatgtcatctcatccaattaataacaatataaaatcatAACGCTCGATGGCATAATCGATTTAAAGTTAACATTAAGTAAATTAAGTCCACTTTAAGTGTAAATTTCAGTTTCATAATATCTACTATGACACaacataaattaaattaaatggtagaAATCTGTCAACTATACATTATAACCTCAAAATTCTGACAAtctttgttttaagtttgtttaaaatgttatttttttcaaatttaaagtgATGAATTCAATGAATGAATCATTCAATGAATTGCTGTGATAGTGCATGCCGCTTTAAATTGAAACGGAAACAGCAAAAGAATTATGACTTCATTTCTACTGATATTTTTTCAATTACTGTTTCACCAAAAATCAGATCTCCTTCGGGACTTTGTGTCTTGgttattaccataaatttagtctTCTTAATTAATGCAAATTTTTAAAAGCGGCCACTAATAATAtgtcataaatatatataaatattctttAGTACTAttacattaatttattattcCTTCTATCAAAAACTTCTTGAAAAAAATACTAGATGTACAGGTTAACCTAAAAAACACAAGGGAAGATAATGTACAGCCTTGATGAACCCCTTGACGACTTTAGTTCTTGCTTAAGTCTGTTTTCAATCTTAAGATGTGCTGGCTATATAGATTTGAGGATAAAGGTTTcaaattattatttgtaaatactGCCTAGATCCTTGGCATTTGGAAGCTATTCGGACTTCAACATAGTCCAAAAAAATATCAGATACGCATTTCGGAAggaataaacattttttccaaaataaatggatctaattttatatttaaatatggaTTCTAGTTCAAATTAACTGCTGTTAATAATAATGATTGATACTTTACTTTCAAAGGTAAAAGTACTTGACTCTTCTAaacaaaattcatatttttgatACATCGTATACAAGCctgaaaaaatatatatgtaatggTTCTTAAGTTTGAGAAAATGCAGAACATTTTTTCCTAAAATTGATAACAAAAATGATTTTTACAATAATGATTTCAACTTAATTTAACTATGAATATACACTTCATAATAGCACTTACTTCTAGCTACTGTTCTTATAGAATGGAAGAGGGTGTAAATTTGTGATTTTGTTGAAGGATTTTCGCCAAACCCTTGAATATTGGCACCGCCTGTTCGGGAACTCCAACCAACTGtacaacaaaattaaatataaggTCAACAGATATCTTGTAATGTCAATAAAAGTGCAGATTCAAATATAACAAGAAACAGATACGATTTTCACTATAAAGGCATCTGATGGAAAAATATAGTAACGCTCATATGGTACTTATTGATCTTAAGAAATACTATGACaaattagaagaaaaataaaGATTCTACATCTGAAGATTATGACAAAATAATTACAATTCTTGATTACATCACGTATTACAATATGTTTAATGATTTGAAGAAAATGTGGCCAAATAAATAGTCATACTGAGCGTTCAAACGGCTCAAGAAGTTGTGAAAgtattaaaactataaaaaaataatgaaattcatTGATAGTTCCTACTTACTTTTACTTAGAAATCTTTCCTCGTTCAAAATACAAACTGCGTTTAAAAATAACAGCGACGCTTCAAATAAATTCCAGAGTGAAAATGCCattattgaaaattattatttattttattcaattgaATAATTATTTGCACACACATCGGCACAAATATTGTATTTGTCAGCACATCAATGTCAGTACTGTCAGTGTGTCAGTTGTACCCTAACCTAAAAAATTAGGAAATTTTTTACATCTGGTCTCAGTTCAGTGAAGATAGCCTTAAATGAGTTTGACAGAACAAAATATTGGTGTTTGACTGTGTTgaaatttacattacaaatgaacatatgcaatcaaaagcaataagttatttaaaaattaatacttaagagttattaaaaaataaaaagtaaatagtaACATGTCagtaaaataataaagttaaaaagataTCTGGCAACTGCTGGTTTGAGGGTTCTGATTCTGACgctattgccaaatctatccgtATCCGCTAATTCCGCTAACCTATCAAAGAGcaattgtcaaaaaaaaattctaataattagctgcaattaatatcaaaagaaaaaatattcaTTCATTCGTGTTTTATATAAGTTATAAAACTGCAGAATCcacaaaataatacaataaaagtgTACGTTTTACAAACTTTCTCTCTTGGTATTTTAAAGTATATAACATATACAAGCTAAGGACATGGCAATACTGCCAGCGCAATATTTCGTTCTGTGAAATTTAATTGACAGCCGatttgaggctatcttcactggGACCAGAAATTTAAGCACAGAAcagtattaaattaaaataatccaTTCCTATGAATTTTAATCTcttcttaaataaatattgatattaacaaCTATATTGATATTAGGTACAACATtgaatttaaaaagaaattatttaataaatatttaaactaaaatttcaaaacacttatcttTTTATATACTGAAATCAGAATGTATGTCGTAAAGATGTTTTTAATTCCTTCATTTATATGAAAAAAATGCGTTGTAATTGTacgaattattttaaatataaatataataggtTTTCACTATTTGCATCATCTAACCATCCTTTACATTacgacagaataaataacaatcagaatgcccactctcagatgccgcctttgaagtttgtcagcacgcgatcgccatattttaaacggaaacatagactcgaattgagaaatttgtgacaagctacgacagaactgtaatttaaatttttagagattaataatttagtacatttgaaataatttaagctatttttcaactaaaattacgaataaaatagtgcatattatgtccaCAATCACGTGGTCTGTGATTGTCTGTAATtgtcgtaaataaattaaaccgggttaatttttctatgcacaccagataaaatgtcaccgaacagcactggttccgttcaaaacatggctgattcgctgcgcgaacgagatgcgcgtacttattttttcaagcagagtgggcattctgattgtttattattcatTATTCTGTAACATTACCTaccattaataaaaaattagcacAAGAACGTTAAGCATGCTTTTTCGAAATGCTTGTATATTCTATTGCGAATTCGTCGCCACCCATATTTGAAATATGTAATTTtacattataatatattattagcCATGAGACAaatgatttaattttatattatcaaCTACTTTTTTTCCAGTTTTGGATAGTCTTTCGTGGACGACCCATCTATAGAAGTCGATCGAAGTAGATTTTCAAACTCTTGTACTGTAAAAGGTAAACTATGAACGGTTTGGAAAGTAATAATGTTAAACCATTATAAAATCCCTTTGGCATGTGAAAAACATGcctttgaaattatttttcatcCTGGATGTACACCTACTATTTTTAATAGAGTTTAACACGAAACACACTGCGAATGCGTTAGCGTGACATTCGTAAAATGGAATGGATTGTAGCATCAACAACGGCGCCAACTATGTGAAATGTCAGAGTAAATAATGAATGCCAAAATTTCAAGTTCATAAGCAATAATACTCAAGATTAATATGTCTAGTTAGGTACACCAGTGTAtaggttatttattttaaatgtgtagACATAATTTTAGagagaaataataaagaaatgcatTGATTAACTAAGAAGGAAAATTCTACATTACATGGGATTTGAGCAAATTCTAGTAAAAGattgaaaatagaaatagaaacgaGAGTTTCTCACATAAAATGGCTACTGTTAAGTATGATCTAGATACCTCTGGGGGCCTAATGGATGTAAGTTTGACTGTCTTTGTTTTTGCATGAAAAATTAAGGCTAGAAAATGG
It encodes:
- the LOC140444911 gene encoding immediate early response 3-interacting protein 1 — protein: MAFSLWNLFEASLLFLNAVCILNEERFLSKIGWSSRTGGANIQGFGENPSTKSQIYTLFHSIRTVARIPLIVINLLVIVLKLILG